One stretch of Schlesneria sp. DSM 10557 DNA includes these proteins:
- a CDS encoding chemotaxis protein CheD, whose translation MGEIEVARGAFVLRTLLGSCVGLVIYDLKNQVGGLAHIVLPSSTRQSGPPGKYADQALEELLKQIRELGGRERQLSAKFAGGANMFATTGPTSIGEQNINAVEHLLKTAGIPVLGRHCGGKAGRRLAFEVDTGRVTVDVVGASTTEL comes from the coding sequence ATGGGTGAGATAGAGGTTGCGCGCGGAGCATTTGTGCTGCGAACTCTTCTAGGTTCCTGCGTCGGTCTGGTCATTTACGACTTGAAGAATCAGGTCGGGGGATTGGCTCATATCGTCCTGCCGTCGTCAACCAGGCAGTCTGGGCCACCGGGAAAGTACGCTGATCAGGCGCTGGAGGAATTGTTGAAACAGATCCGCGAATTGGGTGGCCGCGAACGTCAACTTTCGGCTAAATTCGCGGGAGGTGCCAACATGTTTGCTACCACAGGGCCGACATCGATTGGAGAGCAGAATATCAACGCTGTTGAACATCTGCTGAAGACCGCGGGCATTCCGGTGCTGGGTCGGCATTGCGGTGGGAAGGCAGGTCGGCGGCTGGCGTTTGAAGTGGACACAGGTCGTGTGACCGTCGATGTCGTCGGGGCTTCGACAACTGAACTGTGA